In one window of Solanum pennellii chromosome 2, SPENNV200 DNA:
- the LOC107011172 gene encoding uncharacterized protein LOC107011172, which yields MSGNNESLIQTQTLHSLYAALDPKSLILSQFSNSDQPQFLQLTTDCLLMERGPRYKAYADLREKKLRIKHMKQSIPEEEEEWGFKEEFVVTPPKKQVKFQGSLVTPPKRTKGSSILAQSVPDFSSALRKENRKPPPTMLPTLKEKSATPPPAGSKSGKFYGGVGSIGGSKSVNSGDKRIGGLMTRKSYANVDELKGLASVARSAINGENRVGRTNRVAAKTVLGYRQL from the coding sequence ATGTCTGGGAACAATGAATCTCTGATTCAAACTCAAACCCTTCATTCTCTCTACGCCGCACTAGACCCCAAGTCCCTAATTCTCTCTCAATTTTCAAATTCTGATCAGCCCCAATTTCTTCAACTCACTACAGATTGTTTACTCATGGAGAGGGGTCCTCGTTACAAAGCTTATGCTGATCTTAGAGAAAAGAAATTGCGAATAAAGCACATGAAACAATCAATTCCTGAAGAGGAAGAGGAATGGGGATTCAAAGAGGAGTTTGTTGTTACTCCACCGAAGAAACAGGTGAAATTTCAGGGGAGTTTGGTAACACCACCAAAGAGGACAAAAGGGTCATCGATTTTGGCTCAATCAGTGCCTGATTTTTCATCAGCATTGAGGAAGGAGAATCGGAAGCCGCCGCCCACTATGCTGCCGACTTTGAAGGAGAAGTCCGCTACGCCGCCTCCGGCTGGTTCGAAAAGTGGGAAGTTTTATGGGGGTGTTGGGAGTATTGGAGGTAGCAAATCGGTGAATTCAGGGGATAAAAGGATTGGGGGTTTGATGACTAGGAAGAGTTATGCTAATGTGGATGAACTGAAGGGATTGGCTTCTGTGGCAAGGAGTGCCATTAATGGAGAAAACAGAGTAGGAAGAACAAACAGAGTTGCTGCAAAGACTGTTCTTGGATACAGACAATTATga
- the LOC107008713 gene encoding chloroplastic group IIB intron splicing facilitator CRS2, chloroplastic: MLHAVYAPKSCSISYSRIPCYQKPLAPTRLRVSASLPEPNGVKVEFTPWLIVGLGNPGNKYHGTRHNVGFEMIDRVSQEEGIVLNTIQSKALIGIGSIGEVPVVLAKPQAYMNFSGEAVGPLAAYYQVPMRHILLVYDEMSLPNGILRLQPKGGHGHHNGVKSVMEHLNGRREFPRFCIGIGNPPGTMDMKAYLLQKFSDTERKQVDAALDQGVAAVRTVVLEGFGSRISRFNIGQKYKYHKV; the protein is encoded by the exons ATGTTGCATGCAGTATATGCCCCAAAAAGTTGCAGTATATCGTATTCAAGAATCCCTTGTTATCAAAAGCCTTTAGCCCCAACAAGGCTTAGAGTATCAGCTTCACTTCCAGAGCCTAATGGGGTTAAGGTTGAGTTCACTCCCTGGTTAATTGTTGGATTGGGAAATCCTGGAAACAAGTATCACGGAACTCGACACAAT GTTGGTTTCGAGATGATTGATAGAGTTTCTCAAGAGGAGGGTATCGTGTTAAACACAATACAGTCGAAGGCCTTGATAGGGATAG GTTCCATTGGGGAGGTACCTGTTGTATTGGCAAAGCCTCAGGCCTACATGAATTTCAGTGGAGAAGCA GTTGGACCGCTTGCAGCATATTATCAGGTGCCGATGCGTCACATCCTTCTg GTTTACGATGAGATGAGCTTACCCAATGGTATTTTGAGACTCCAGCCAAAAGGAGGACATGGCCATCATAATGG GGTGAAAAGTGTGATGGAGCATTTGAATGGTCGCCGGGAATTTCCACGATTTTGCATAG GCATTGGGAATCCACCTGGGACTATGGACATGAAGGCATATCTGTTACAAAAATTCAGTGATACAGAGCGGAAACAG GTGGATGCAGCTCTTGATCAAGGAGTTGCAGCTGTCAGGACGGTAGTATTGGAAGGATTTGGCAGTAGAATCTCGCGATTTAACATAGGGCAGAAATACAAGTATCACAAAGTTTAA